From a region of the Geothrix sp. 21YS21S-2 genome:
- a CDS encoding flagellar biosynthetic protein FliO: MSIKGLILSGILLVSGPWALAQAPAPGPSERALQEKYVPDDGKPTQGRDQTSAPSGWRALGSMFIVLGLAGGGLWAFRRWGAKRLPGSGGARLNVEETLALGDRRFVSILRADDEKFLIALGPQGVTLLARLDSVEAGGPADFAQALARESDIATPMAVRDVEAMMRGEKP; encoded by the coding sequence GTGTCGATCAAAGGCCTCATCCTGTCTGGAATCCTCCTGGTGTCGGGGCCGTGGGCCCTGGCCCAGGCGCCGGCGCCGGGCCCCTCCGAGCGGGCCCTGCAGGAGAAATATGTGCCGGATGACGGTAAACCGACGCAGGGCCGGGACCAGACCAGCGCACCGTCAGGCTGGCGGGCACTGGGATCCATGTTCATCGTGCTGGGCCTGGCCGGCGGCGGGCTGTGGGCCTTCCGCAGGTGGGGGGCCAAGCGGCTTCCCGGCAGCGGGGGCGCCCGCCTGAACGTCGAGGAAACCCTGGCCCTGGGCGACCGCCGTTTCGTTTCCATCCTCCGGGCCGACGACGAGAAGTTCCTCATCGCCCTCGGCCCCCAGGGCGTCACCCTCCTGGCCCGCCTGGACAGCGTGGAGGCCGGGGGCCCCGCGGACTTCGCCCAGGCCCTGGCCCGCGAGTCCGACATCGCCACGCCCATGGCCGTGCGGGACGTGGAAGCCATGATGCGGGGGGAGAAGCCGTGA
- the fliP gene encoding flagellar type III secretion system pore protein FliP (The bacterial flagellar biogenesis protein FliP forms a type III secretion system (T3SS)-type pore required for flagellar assembly.): MRRFWPVLLLLLLAGAALHAQQAPASLPSVTVDFGKAPQGPALSATLQAVLLLTVLTLAPTILMTTTCFIRIIIVLGFMRQGMGTASTPSNQVLISLALVLSFFIMAPVGREINTTVLQPLNRNELTVDQALDKAAAPLKVFMLRHTRKKDIGLFLGIAKAPTPQTKADVPMEVLMPAFLISELKTAFEIGFMIFLPFLIVDMVVASILLSMGMMMLPPVVISLPFKILLFVMVDGWYLIVGSLVRGFTG; the protein is encoded by the coding sequence GTGAGAAGGTTCTGGCCCGTACTGCTTCTCCTTCTCCTGGCCGGCGCGGCCCTCCACGCCCAGCAGGCCCCCGCGAGCCTGCCCAGCGTGACCGTCGACTTCGGCAAGGCCCCCCAGGGACCGGCCCTGAGCGCCACCCTCCAGGCGGTGCTGCTCCTGACGGTGCTCACCCTGGCGCCCACCATCCTCATGACCACGACCTGCTTCATCCGCATCATCATCGTGCTGGGCTTCATGCGCCAGGGCATGGGCACGGCCTCCACCCCCAGCAACCAGGTGCTGATCAGCCTGGCCCTGGTGCTCTCCTTCTTCATCATGGCGCCCGTGGGGCGCGAGATAAACACCACCGTCCTGCAGCCCCTGAACCGCAACGAACTCACGGTGGACCAGGCCCTGGACAAGGCCGCCGCCCCCCTGAAGGTCTTCATGCTCAGGCACACCCGGAAGAAGGACATCGGCCTGTTCCTGGGCATCGCCAAGGCGCCCACGCCCCAGACCAAGGCCGACGTCCCCATGGAGGTACTCATGCCGGCCTTCCTCATCTCGGAGCTCAAGACGGCCTTCGAGATCGGCTTCATGATCTTCCTCCCGTTCCTCATCGTGGACATGGTGGTGGCCTCCATCCTGCTGAGCATGGGCATGATGATGCTGCCGCCGGTGGTCATCTCCCTGCCGTTCAAGATCCTGCTCTTCGTGATGGTGGACGGGTGGTACCTCATCGTGGGCTCGCTGGTGCGCGGGTTCACGGGCTGA
- the fliQ gene encoding flagellar biosynthesis protein FliQ produces the protein MNELVIVDIARDALRTALYVAGPALIVSMIVGLSISVFQVVTSLQDQTVAFVPKVVAVMATVVLCFPWMMRLLLHFTTRMFTEWNGVIKALN, from the coding sequence ATGAACGAACTCGTCATCGTCGACATCGCCCGGGACGCCCTGAGGACGGCCCTCTACGTCGCCGGGCCCGCCCTCATCGTCTCCATGATCGTGGGCCTGTCCATCTCCGTCTTCCAGGTGGTCACCAGCCTGCAGGACCAGACCGTGGCCTTCGTGCCCAAGGTCGTGGCCGTCATGGCCACCGTGGTGCTGTGCTTCCCCTGGATGATGCGGCTCCTGCTCCACTTCACCACGCGCATGTTCACGGAGTGGAACGGCGTCATCAAGGCGCTCAACTGA
- a CDS encoding flagellar biosynthetic protein FliR, whose translation MPSLLGNPALWVFTQARVLVFMLTIVRLTGLLATMPGFGQARVVLQARVALVVLLAAIITPLAGAPRAPVETMWDLTGVMVTELAAGLLMGLAVSWIVDMVSFAGQLMDTQMGFSFVQFLDPVSAHPVAVSGSLLNQVTMLLILVSGLHHQMIRALVESYRILPMGGTLAVNPQLVVVLMGQILVKGFQLAFPVLFTLFIVDFIAGIAGKFMPQLHLITLTFPLKIAIGLILLGIILREFSPWVGPLLEAAPREALRLLVSHG comes from the coding sequence ATGCCCTCCCTCCTCGGGAACCCCGCGCTCTGGGTCTTCACCCAGGCCAGGGTCCTCGTGTTCATGCTCACCATCGTGCGGCTCACCGGGCTCCTGGCCACGATGCCGGGCTTCGGGCAGGCGCGGGTGGTCCTCCAGGCCCGGGTGGCCCTGGTGGTGCTCCTCGCCGCGATCATCACCCCCCTGGCGGGCGCCCCCCGGGCGCCGGTGGAGACCATGTGGGACCTCACCGGGGTCATGGTCACCGAGCTTGCCGCGGGGCTCCTCATGGGCCTGGCCGTGAGCTGGATCGTGGACATGGTCTCCTTCGCCGGCCAGCTCATGGACACCCAGATGGGGTTCTCCTTCGTGCAGTTCCTGGATCCCGTGAGCGCGCACCCCGTGGCCGTCTCGGGATCGCTGCTCAACCAGGTCACGATGCTCCTCATCCTCGTCTCGGGCCTCCACCACCAGATGATCCGGGCCCTGGTGGAGAGCTACCGCATCCTCCCCATGGGCGGGACCCTCGCCGTCAATCCGCAGCTGGTGGTGGTCCTGATGGGCCAGATCCTCGTGAAGGGCTTCCAGCTGGCCTTTCCGGTGCTCTTCACGCTCTTCATCGTCGACTTCATCGCGGGCATCGCGGGCAAGTTCATGCCCCAGCTCCACCTGATCACCCTCACGTTCCCGCTGAAGATCGCCATTGGCCTCATCCTCCTGGGCATCATCCTGCGGGAGTTCTCCCCCTGGGTCGGGCCCCTCCTGGAGGCCGCGCCCCGGGAGGCCCTGCGGCTGCTGGTGAGCCATGGCTGA
- the flhB gene encoding flagellar biosynthesis protein FlhB translates to MADPSRTEKATPKRRQKAKEEGSILRVADLDATIMLWANFFLFLSLGAATVGGLAASMTFILRKSGQAGFLVENNLHALALSLLQMVGRILGPFLVANFLLALANQFMQHGFSFHMKLLVPKFNKLNPASGFKKLFSPQSVANLLKSILKFLIVAWVAYLVVVPRLPAILATMTYPMAQALEYFRQTIFLLYRDIMLVMIALAAGDFLYQRHQHEEGMKMTKQEVKDEAKDSEGNPEIKGKQKSLIFAAAMRRIMSKVPKASVVITNPTHFAVALRYDPTTAAPILVAKGVDHLALKIRERAKESGVPIVENPPLARAIYHNVDLDKPIPGELYQAVAQVLAYVYRLKGAA, encoded by the coding sequence ATGGCTGATCCCTCAAGGACCGAGAAGGCGACACCCAAACGCAGGCAGAAGGCCAAGGAGGAAGGCTCGATCCTCCGCGTGGCGGACCTGGACGCCACGATCATGCTCTGGGCCAATTTCTTCCTCTTCCTGTCCCTGGGCGCGGCCACCGTCGGCGGGCTCGCCGCCTCCATGACCTTCATCCTCAGGAAGTCCGGGCAGGCCGGCTTCCTCGTGGAGAACAACCTCCATGCCCTGGCGCTCAGCCTGCTCCAGATGGTCGGCAGGATCCTGGGCCCCTTCCTGGTGGCCAATTTCCTCCTGGCCCTCGCCAACCAGTTCATGCAGCACGGCTTCAGCTTCCACATGAAGCTCCTGGTCCCGAAATTCAACAAGCTCAACCCCGCCTCGGGCTTCAAGAAGCTGTTCTCCCCCCAGTCCGTGGCCAACCTCCTCAAGAGCATCCTGAAGTTCCTCATCGTGGCCTGGGTGGCCTACCTGGTGGTCGTGCCGCGCCTCCCCGCCATCCTGGCCACCATGACCTACCCCATGGCCCAGGCGCTGGAGTACTTCCGGCAGACCATCTTCCTGCTCTACCGCGACATCATGCTCGTGATGATCGCCCTGGCCGCGGGGGACTTCCTGTACCAGCGCCACCAGCACGAGGAGGGCATGAAGATGACCAAGCAGGAGGTGAAGGACGAGGCCAAGGACTCCGAAGGCAACCCGGAGATCAAGGGCAAGCAGAAGTCCCTGATATTTGCCGCGGCCATGCGCCGGATCATGTCCAAGGTCCCCAAGGCCTCGGTGGTCATCACCAACCCCACCCACTTCGCCGTGGCCCTGCGCTACGACCCCACCACCGCCGCCCCCATCCTCGTGGCCAAGGGCGTGGACCACCTCGCCCTCAAGATCCGGGAGCGGGCCAAGGAGTCCGGGGTGCCCATCGTGGAGAACCCGCCGCTGGCCCGGGCCATCTACCACAACGTGGACCTGGACAAGCCCATTCCGGGCGAACTCTACCAGGCCGTGGCCCAGGTGCTGGCCTATGTGTACCGCCTCAAAGGCGCCGCATGA
- a CDS encoding response regulator — MPPPIIPSHLPPQRLLLVDDDLILLETLQELLTAEGFLVTPASSGEEADDLLGKAHPPYDLVLTDLVMPGKTGMDVLRAALARNPSCTVLVLSGYGTVREATEAMDKGAYGLVNKPLQIEAFRQTLRRIVERAHLIRERDDLKVRVRELEERIGRLEAIQGRMEMLAQRMDPRTPESGSLQLLKDLRAKGVLDQERFDAARKALLAGWKP; from the coding sequence GTGCCACCCCCCATCATCCCATCCCATCTCCCCCCCCAGCGCCTCCTCCTGGTGGATGACGACCTCATCCTCCTGGAGACCCTGCAGGAACTCCTGACGGCCGAAGGCTTCTTGGTGACCCCCGCCTCCTCCGGCGAAGAGGCCGACGACCTCCTTGGCAAGGCGCATCCGCCCTACGATCTTGTACTTACAGACCTGGTCATGCCCGGCAAGACCGGCATGGACGTGCTCAGGGCCGCCCTGGCCCGGAACCCCAGCTGCACCGTCCTGGTGCTCAGTGGTTACGGCACGGTGCGGGAGGCCACGGAGGCCATGGACAAGGGCGCCTACGGCCTCGTGAACAAGCCCCTCCAGATCGAGGCTTTCCGGCAGACCCTCCGGCGCATCGTGGAGCGGGCCCACCTCATCCGGGAGCGGGACGACCTCAAGGTCCGGGTGCGGGAGCTGGAGGAGCGCATCGGCCGGCTGGAAGCCATCCAGGGCCGCATGGAGATGCTGGCCCAGCGCATGGACCCCCGCACCCCCGAATCGGGCAGCCTCCAGCTGCTCAAGGACCTCCGGGCCAAGGGCGTCCTGGACCAGGAGCGGTTCGATGCCGCCCGCAAGGCCCTCCTGGCGGGGTGGAAGCCGTGA
- a CDS encoding tetratricopeptide repeat protein — protein sequence MRGLTAALLVVALAAGAAEPKAPKGRMTDEQAETLARQAMASSDEKFQRKVLDQLDGFHFKSTYAKERETVLFAQGFLQDRLGDTARAAVSFHKLEATWPNSSFLPEAQPAMAQAALDHGRPKEAESRLNKALGADLPTETLRRCQEMYLWCLADQGRAAEGLDTVRSLKPLGTAKPTEKGLVGIMEALCAGEKRSEAEGVLADYRKLYPRGAYLTRLNLAWGKLLGTTGDSRNAAKTFQKLIEDKPASPEADEARMALATLLSDGSLPPKDAEGYPDAQALLARVKKAGGKEDATRRALMINLRIAVKEGHWQAALDTVGQFRAAKPLPGEAKPVADLRAEAVRGLVRECLEKKEPQRLLPVLDAESILSLTPAQRVELSRALARKGLPEASRAMARAVPAKEQPALAKAALEGLGAGTDPEATLALLPAKAEGPHESLLRAQATVSLRQWKEARPALLKARPGPERIQALMLYLCRPLEEGEKAEARAKDIESWQARAPEKGPDREPLVLLAADHKARAGEWRAALALYPVNPTEANRGWVALMRATCQARLGQQETALATLKEAREVAGFKNERTSLEKRLGL from the coding sequence GTGAGAGGCCTCACCGCCGCCCTCCTGGTGGTGGCCCTTGCCGCGGGCGCGGCGGAACCCAAGGCGCCCAAAGGGCGCATGACGGATGAACAGGCCGAGACCCTGGCGCGCCAGGCCATGGCCTCCAGCGACGAGAAGTTCCAGCGCAAGGTCCTGGACCAGCTGGACGGCTTCCATTTCAAGAGCACCTACGCCAAGGAGCGGGAGACGGTCCTCTTCGCCCAGGGCTTCCTCCAGGACCGCCTGGGCGATACCGCCCGCGCTGCCGTCTCCTTCCACAAGCTCGAGGCCACCTGGCCCAACTCCTCCTTCCTGCCCGAGGCCCAGCCCGCCATGGCCCAGGCCGCCCTGGACCACGGCCGGCCCAAGGAGGCCGAGTCCCGCCTCAACAAGGCCCTGGGCGCCGACCTCCCGACCGAGACGCTGCGCCGGTGCCAGGAGATGTACCTGTGGTGCCTGGCCGACCAGGGCCGGGCCGCCGAGGGCCTCGACACCGTGCGTTCCCTCAAGCCGCTGGGAACCGCCAAGCCCACCGAGAAGGGCCTGGTGGGCATCATGGAGGCCCTGTGCGCCGGGGAGAAGCGCTCCGAGGCCGAAGGCGTCCTGGCCGACTACCGCAAGCTCTATCCCCGGGGCGCCTACCTTACCCGCCTGAACCTGGCCTGGGGCAAGCTCCTGGGCACCACGGGCGATTCCCGCAACGCCGCCAAGACCTTCCAGAAGCTCATCGAGGACAAGCCCGCCTCCCCCGAGGCCGACGAGGCCCGCATGGCCCTCGCCACCCTGCTGTCGGACGGCTCCCTGCCGCCCAAGGACGCCGAGGGCTACCCCGACGCCCAGGCCCTCCTGGCCCGGGTGAAGAAGGCCGGGGGCAAGGAGGACGCCACCCGCAGGGCCCTCATGATCAATCTGCGCATCGCGGTCAAGGAGGGCCACTGGCAGGCCGCCCTGGACACGGTGGGCCAGTTCCGGGCCGCCAAGCCCCTTCCGGGCGAAGCCAAGCCCGTGGCCGACCTGCGGGCCGAGGCCGTGCGGGGCCTCGTCCGGGAGTGCCTGGAGAAGAAGGAGCCCCAGCGCCTCCTGCCCGTCCTGGACGCCGAGAGCATCCTCTCCCTCACCCCCGCCCAGCGCGTCGAACTCTCGCGCGCCCTGGCCCGCAAGGGCCTGCCCGAGGCATCCCGCGCCATGGCCCGCGCCGTCCCCGCCAAGGAGCAGCCCGCCCTGGCCAAGGCCGCCCTGGAGGGCCTGGGCGCCGGCACGGATCCCGAGGCCACCCTGGCGCTGCTCCCCGCCAAGGCCGAAGGCCCCCATGAAAGCCTTCTGCGCGCCCAGGCCACCGTCTCCCTGCGCCAGTGGAAGGAGGCCCGCCCCGCCCTCCTCAAGGCCCGCCCCGGCCCCGAGCGCATCCAGGCCCTCATGCTCTACCTCTGCCGCCCCCTGGAGGAGGGGGAGAAGGCGGAGGCCCGCGCCAAGGACATCGAGTCCTGGCAGGCCCGGGCCCCCGAGAAGGGCCCGGACAGGGAGCCCCTGGTCCTCCTGGCCGCGGACCACAAGGCCCGCGCCGGCGAGTGGCGGGCCGCCCTGGCGCTGTACCCCGTCAATCCCACCGAGGCCAACCGCGGCTGGGTGGCCCTCATGCGGGCCACCTGCCAGGCTAGGCTGGGCCAGCAGGAAACCGCCCTGGCGACCTTGAAGGAGGCCCGGGAGGTGGCCGGGTTCAAGAACGAGCGGACCTCGCTGGAGAAGCGCCTGGGGCTCTGA
- a CDS encoding N-acetylmuramoyl-L-alanine amidase, translating to MGGLKALAFAAVAGIVAQAAPATAEVKARLPKGGSARIRLAFRQGVQVEATRLPRKFLTVRSGPWASYFDLTPEGRLWALHALFPEDRWTTTEVRHKVRWPELESVWLMSALFVGHGQHYDKLQAANPARPEKLRLGDVWVIPRTLLARELGGRGQAKVDRSQPEDGLDDEARVAAYRALLTFGEDRQGKFAAYHLRKGEALYTAVVMRYTDQVDPKGVNDLALAIARRSGIEEVRAIQPGQVIKIPQELLADPFQAEGSVALAEEREVRAEVRRTTVAEAGPRLKGIRIVLDAGHGGVDKGAAANGAWESDFVYDIAMRVRRLLEQDTEAVVSSTIRYPSIGFKVRESITRPTSDAEILTTPPFANDGESPNAVSVHLRWVLANDLFAGFCRTGDARKTLFISFHADSLHPSARGTMVYVPGASGVPSSFALGDRRAARVKEMKVGSRVAFSARERLQSEARSRLFAEALLKALGLDDLPVHGNRPIRNVIQRSGKSFVPAVIRYNAAATKVLVEVANLTNEDDVENLKDPAFRERYAEAVVNAVKAFYRS from the coding sequence ATGGGAGGGCTGAAGGCGCTTGCCTTCGCCGCCGTCGCAGGCATCGTGGCCCAGGCGGCCCCGGCCACGGCGGAGGTGAAGGCCAGGCTCCCCAAGGGCGGCTCCGCCCGGATCCGCCTCGCCTTCCGGCAGGGGGTCCAGGTCGAGGCCACGCGCCTTCCCCGGAAGTTCCTGACGGTCCGCAGCGGCCCCTGGGCCTCCTACTTCGACCTCACGCCCGAAGGCAGGCTCTGGGCCCTCCACGCCCTGTTCCCCGAGGACCGCTGGACCACGACCGAAGTGCGCCACAAGGTGCGCTGGCCCGAGCTGGAGTCCGTGTGGCTCATGTCCGCGCTCTTCGTGGGCCACGGCCAGCACTACGACAAGCTCCAGGCCGCCAACCCGGCCCGTCCCGAGAAGCTGCGGCTGGGCGACGTGTGGGTGATCCCCCGCACCCTCCTGGCCCGGGAGCTGGGCGGCAGGGGCCAGGCCAAGGTGGACCGCAGCCAGCCCGAGGACGGCCTGGACGACGAGGCGCGGGTGGCCGCCTACCGCGCGCTGCTCACCTTCGGGGAGGACCGCCAGGGCAAGTTCGCCGCCTACCACCTGCGCAAGGGCGAGGCCCTCTACACGGCCGTGGTGATGCGCTACACGGACCAGGTGGACCCCAAGGGCGTGAACGACCTGGCGCTGGCCATCGCCAGGCGCAGCGGCATCGAGGAGGTGCGGGCCATCCAGCCCGGCCAGGTCATCAAGATCCCCCAGGAGCTCCTGGCCGACCCCTTCCAGGCCGAAGGTTCGGTGGCCCTGGCCGAGGAGCGCGAGGTGCGCGCCGAGGTGCGGCGCACCACCGTGGCGGAGGCCGGCCCCCGGCTCAAGGGCATCCGCATCGTCCTGGACGCCGGCCACGGGGGCGTGGACAAGGGCGCCGCCGCCAACGGGGCCTGGGAGTCCGATTTCGTCTACGACATCGCCATGCGCGTGCGCAGGCTCCTGGAGCAGGACACGGAGGCCGTGGTGTCCAGCACCATCCGCTACCCCAGCATCGGCTTCAAGGTGCGCGAGAGCATCACCCGCCCGACTTCCGACGCCGAGATCCTCACCACGCCGCCCTTCGCCAACGACGGAGAGAGCCCCAACGCCGTGAGCGTGCACCTGCGCTGGGTGCTGGCCAACGACCTCTTCGCGGGCTTCTGCCGCACCGGGGACGCACGGAAGACGCTCTTCATCAGCTTCCACGCCGACAGCCTCCACCCCTCGGCCCGGGGCACCATGGTCTACGTGCCCGGGGCGTCGGGCGTGCCCTCCAGCTTCGCCCTGGGCGACCGCCGCGCCGCCCGGGTGAAGGAGATGAAGGTCGGCTCCCGCGTGGCCTTCTCCGCCCGGGAGCGGCTGCAGTCCGAGGCCCGCAGCCGCCTCTTCGCCGAGGCCCTCCTGAAGGCCCTGGGCCTCGACGACCTCCCCGTCCACGGCAACCGCCCCATCCGCAACGTCATCCAGCGCTCCGGCAAGAGCTTCGTCCCCGCCGTCATCCGCTACAACGCCGCGGCCACCAAGGTGCTCGTGGAGGTGGCCAACCTCACCAACGAGGACGACGTGGAGAACCTCAAGGACCCCGCCTTCCGGGAACGCTACGCCGAGGCCGTGGTGAACGCGGTGAAGGCCTTCTACCGGAGCTGA
- the rdgC gene encoding recombination-associated protein RdgC, with protein sequence MSLIQGTLSLRRFLVLGPVPSEQELHEGLSQHCFRPFEDGLEEERMGWCDWRNLLILPPDRDWVIQERFAVFGLRIDSRKVPGALLKAQVDLRLQTLQKEKDLAFVGREARTSLAEEVKVDLLLKVLPTPKVAEVAWDLKGGMLWTTASSSKTQSALFELFIKSFGLELQPLAPLLLAGRMLPHISVDSLMALDPLDLTLENA encoded by the coding sequence ATGAGCCTTATCCAAGGAACCCTATCCCTCAGGCGCTTCCTGGTCCTGGGGCCCGTCCCCTCCGAGCAGGAGCTCCACGAGGGCCTCAGCCAGCACTGCTTCCGGCCCTTCGAGGACGGCCTCGAGGAGGAGCGCATGGGCTGGTGCGACTGGCGCAACCTCCTCATCCTGCCCCCCGACCGGGACTGGGTGATCCAGGAGCGCTTCGCGGTCTTCGGCCTGCGCATCGACTCCCGCAAGGTGCCCGGCGCCCTCCTGAAGGCCCAGGTGGACCTGCGGCTGCAGACCCTGCAGAAGGAGAAGGACCTGGCCTTCGTGGGCCGCGAGGCCCGCACGTCCCTGGCCGAGGAGGTGAAGGTGGACCTGCTGCTCAAGGTGCTGCCCACCCCCAAGGTGGCCGAAGTGGCCTGGGACCTCAAGGGAGGCATGCTCTGGACCACCGCCTCCTCCTCCAAGACCCAGTCCGCCCTCTTCGAGCTCTTCATCAAGTCCTTCGGCCTGGAGCTGCAGCCCCTGGCGCCCCTGCTTCTCGCCGGGCGCATGCTGCCCCACATCTCGGTGGACTCCCTCATGGCCCTCGATCCCCTCGACCTCACGCTGGAGAATGCATGA